In Nitrososphaerota archaeon, one genomic interval encodes:
- a CDS encoding radical SAM protein, translating into MEENFSERKFLLLLRPDSYTVWKNEEVRKRLNWYYQVMKNEKPAKFLICKKIPIEIDLKENNEELWKEHENASKIFNQIYNKIRNNELKLEELENPKHNFLELKIELVKRILRNCCYCERRCEKNREEGEKGFCKLNEKTRVATYFLHTGEEAPLVPSGTIFFTSCNFRCIGCQNWDISTDPLNGIEVNSRKLALISKELRMKGALNINYVGGEPTPNLHTITESLNFLNINVPLLWNSNMYCSLEAMKILVELIDIWLPDFKYGNDECAWRISQVKNYTEIVKRNHLIAHDNGDIIIRHLVLPNHIECCTRPILEWISKNLPNALVNVMQQWRPEHYVAQYPEKFPDIARRLTKEEILKAYKIAKELNIVFEPVS; encoded by the coding sequence ATGGAGGAAAATTTTTCAGAAAGAAAATTTTTATTATTATTAAGACCAGATAGTTATACTGTATGGAAGAATGAAGAAGTAAGAAAGAGACTTAATTGGTATTATCAAGTAATGAAGAATGAGAAACCAGCAAAATTTTTAATATGTAAAAAAATTCCAATAGAAATAGATTTAAAAGAAAATAATGAAGAATTATGGAAAGAACATGAAAATGCATCTAAAATTTTTAATCAAATATACAATAAAATAAGAAATAATGAATTAAAATTAGAAGAATTGGAAAATCCAAAACATAATTTTTTAGAATTAAAAATAGAATTAGTAAAAAGAATTTTAAGGAATTGCTGCTATTGTGAAAGAAGATGTGAAAAAAATAGAGAAGAGGGAGAGAAAGGATTTTGTAAATTAAATGAGAAAACAAGAGTAGCAACATATTTTCTACATACAGGAGAAGAAGCCCCACTTGTTCCAAGTGGAACAATATTTTTTACAAGTTGCAACTTTCGTTGTATAGGTTGCCAAAATTGGGATATTTCAACAGATCCATTAAATGGAATTGAAGTAAACTCTCGTAAATTAGCATTAATATCAAAAGAATTAAGAATGAAAGGTGCATTGAACATTAATTATGTTGGAGGAGAACCAACCCCAAATTTACATACAATTACAGAATCATTAAATTTTCTTAATATAAACGTTCCATTGTTATGGAATAGCAATATGTATTGTAGTTTAGAGGCAATGAAAATATTAGTAGAATTAATAGACATATGGCTTCCAGATTTCAAATATGGTAATGATGAATGTGCATGGAGAATTTCTCAAGTTAAAAATTATACTGAAATAGTTAAGAGAAATCATTTAATAGCTCATGATAATGGAGATATAATTATAAGACATTTAGTTCTTCCAAACCATATAGAATGTTGTACTCGTCCAATTTTAGAATGGATATCTAAAAATTTACCCAATGCTCTTGTAAATGTAATGCAACAATGGCGTCCTGAACATTATGTTGCTCAATATCCTGAAAAATTTCCAGATATTGCTAGAAGATTAACAAAAGAAGAAATATTAAAAGCATATAAAATTGCTAAAGAATTAAATATTGTTTTCGAACCAGTATCATAG
- a CDS encoding phosphoenolpyruvate carboxykinase (GTP), which yields MQKISSYLEILQPKMDKINYRKLLTIADPRIHKFIAEAIELCNPDNIFICNDSEEDRAYVRHQAIITGEERALAIPGHTVHFDGPYDQGRDREVTKYLVPKWDYLSKNINQIDRDEGLAEIKSLLKNSMKGRTMIVCLVSLGPTNSIFSIPCIECTDSWYVAHSINLLYRSAYEMFKQKEIQKNEVFRVLHSAGKMDENMTSMESEKKRIYIDYIENTIYSVNTQYAGNTVGFKKLSLRLAIRKADREGWLAEHMMITGVYGPNSRKTYFAGAFPSACGKTSTAMIPGNTIMGDDIAFLRNIDGICRIANAESGIFGILQDINPIDDPLIWEVLTNPGEVIFSNVLVKDGKPYWLGMGCEIPNEGINYSGYWWKGKINGKGEEILPAHKNARYTVSLKTLKNCDSELNNPFGVELGGVIYGCRDARAYVPVQQSFDWDHGIIAYGASLETETTFAIVEEEGKYEINLMSIQDFISIPLGKYILNNLEFGKKLKKKPLIFGVNYFLRDKETGEFVNDKRDKQVWIKWMELRVHKEVSAIKSPTGLIPKYEDLRQLFYQVRNIEYKKEDYIKQFTIRVNENLAKIKRVEDFYRNNIPDAPYELFQILNQQRERLLKAKEDFGDYISPMEFEEE from the coding sequence ATGCAAAAAATAAGTTCATATCTTGAAATCCTACAACCAAAAATGGATAAAATTAATTATAGAAAACTTCTTACAATAGCTGACCCTAGAATTCATAAATTTATTGCTGAAGCTATTGAACTTTGTAATCCTGATAATATTTTCATTTGCAATGATTCTGAAGAAGATAGAGCATATGTTAGACATCAAGCAATTATTACTGGTGAAGAAAGAGCCTTAGCAATTCCTGGTCATACTGTTCATTTTGATGGACCATATGATCAAGGAAGGGATCGTGAAGTTACAAAATACCTTGTACCAAAATGGGATTATTTAAGTAAAAATATTAACCAAATTGATCGTGATGAGGGTTTAGCAGAAATAAAAAGTTTACTTAAAAATTCAATGAAAGGACGTACGATGATTGTTTGTCTTGTTTCATTAGGACCTACTAATTCTATATTCAGTATCCCTTGCATAGAATGTACAGATTCCTGGTATGTGGCTCACTCTATCAATTTACTTTATCGCTCAGCTTATGAAATGTTTAAACAAAAAGAAATTCAAAAAAATGAAGTATTTCGCGTACTACATTCAGCAGGAAAAATGGATGAAAATATGACAAGCATGGAATCAGAAAAGAAGAGAATCTACATTGATTATATTGAAAATACTATTTATAGTGTTAATACTCAATATGCTGGCAATACTGTTGGATTTAAAAAATTATCTCTTCGTCTCGCTATACGTAAAGCTGATCGAGAAGGATGGTTAGCAGAACATATGATGATAACAGGAGTGTATGGCCCAAATAGTCGTAAGACTTATTTTGCTGGAGCTTTTCCAAGTGCATGTGGTAAAACTTCTACTGCTATGATACCAGGTAATACTATCATGGGTGATGATATCGCCTTCCTTCGTAATATTGATGGTATTTGTCGAATAGCAAATGCTGAATCTGGAATTTTCGGAATTCTTCAAGATATTAATCCTATTGATGACCCATTAATTTGGGAAGTACTTACAAATCCTGGTGAGGTTATTTTCTCAAATGTATTAGTAAAAGATGGAAAACCTTATTGGTTAGGCATGGGTTGTGAAATTCCTAATGAAGGAATAAACTATAGTGGATATTGGTGGAAAGGTAAAATTAATGGAAAAGGTGAAGAAATTTTACCTGCTCATAAAAATGCTCGATATACAGTATCTCTTAAGACATTGAAAAATTGCGATTCTGAATTGAATAATCCATTTGGAGTAGAATTGGGAGGTGTAATTTATGGCTGTCGTGATGCTAGAGCTTATGTTCCAGTACAACAAAGCTTTGATTGGGATCATGGTATTATTGCTTATGGAGCATCACTAGAAACAGAAACAACTTTTGCTATTGTAGAAGAAGAGGGCAAATATGAAATAAACTTAATGAGTATTCAAGATTTTATCTCTATTCCTTTAGGCAAGTATATACTTAATAATCTTGAATTTGGTAAAAAACTTAAGAAAAAACCTCTCATATTTGGAGTTAATTATTTTCTTAGAGATAAAGAAACAGGCGAATTTGTAAATGATAAAAGAGATAAACAAGTATGGATAAAATGGATGGAACTTAGAGTACATAAAGAAGTTAGTGCTATAAAATCTCCTACTGGTTTAATTCCTAAATATGAAGATTTACGTCAACTTTTCTATCAAGTACGTAATATAGAATATAAGAAAGAAGATTATATTAAACAATTTACTATTCGTGTTAATGAGAATTTAGCTAAAATTAAGCGAGTAGAAGATTTTTATCGAAATAATATTCCTGATGCACCGTATGAGCTATTTCAAATATTAAATCAACAACGTGAACGTTTACTTAAAGCTAAAGAAGATTTTGGAGATTATATTTCTCCTATGGAATTTGAAGAAGAATAA